The genomic region CTAGACCAATGGGATATATTGAACTATTATTATTATTAACTTTAATTTTTGCTAAAGAATTTTCATATGAAGAATGATTTTCATTTATTTTAATAACATTAAATTCTGATATTTTTAAATTAGGATATAAAATACTAAGTTTATTTAATATAGTGCTGTCACTATCATTTTCAATTATTCCTAAATTAATAATTTCATTATTAATATTTGTTGATCTTTTTTGCCTTAAACCAATATTAAAATCTTTATTAAAATTACCTAAATATTTATTTTCAAACATCCCTTCACTATCAATTATTTCTAAAATTTCAATTGAATTAACACCATTACCGAAAACATGATCTGCTACTAAAACAATTTTTATTTTATGTTTTCTATCGCTTTTATTTCATAAATCATAAATTTGATTAAAATTATTAAAAAGAACTCAAGAAATTAAACTATCAGGGTTATCCATCGCTACGCCATTAAAAAGGTTTGATAAATGAGAATGAGATGCTACACGTTTTACCGCATTAACTGCCTCATTATAATTTAAAATAAATTTTTCTACTGAATTTGGTGGTCAAAAAATATGAACTCTTCTTTTGGTAAAAAAATTATCTCCTGTTGAATATGTATTTCCTATATAATCATCACCTCTTTTATTTCTATTTAAGGTTTTTAAATTATTTGTTTGTTGATAACTGATATTATTTTTTGTTGGAGATGGGGCATTGCCAACAAGTCCCACCATCCCGCTTCCGGCTATTGTTATTGTTCCTAAAATTCCTAATAATTTTTTCATATTTAATAAGATCCCTTTCGTGAATTTTTAGTAATTAATAAAATTTACTAAACAATCAAACTTCCTTTCTCAAATTTGTAAAGCTTATTTAATACAAATTAATTATAAACAATTAAATAAGTGGATTGGCAACCCTTTTTAGGACACTTTTTATGTAGACTGGTATTTTCTAAATTCAACGGGAATTAAATAATTTAAACTGCCATGAATTCGAATATTGTTATATCAATTAACAAAATCAAATAGTTCGCATTTTAGTTGTGTTAAGTTTGCAAATTTTTTACCGTTAATAAATTCGGTTTTAAAGGTTTTGTAAGTTGCTTCAGCAACAGCATTATCATATGGGCATCCTTTGGAGCTTAATGATCTTTTAATTTTAAAGGTTATTAAAATTTCATCAATAATTTTATTTTTAAACTCATTACCACGATCAGTATGAAATAAAGTTATTTTATTTAATGGTCGTGTTATCTTGTGAAAAGCTTGTTGAACTAATTCAGCAGTTTTATTTGGTCCAGCACTATAGCCAATTACTTCGCGATTAAACAAGTCAATTAATAAACAAATATAATGTCATTTAGTACCAACTTGAACATATGTTAAATCACTAACAACAACTTCATTTGGTTTTTTGTCATTAAATTGACGATTTAAAACATTATTAATTTCGTCATTATTAACTGTTTTTTTATGATTACAATATTTTAACTTGGTGTATTTAGAAACCAAATTATTTTTGATCATAATGAATCGGATTTTTCGTCGTGATAAAATGATATTTTTTCTTATTAAAACAGCTTTAATTTTACGAGCACCATAAATCTTGCGACTTTTATTAAATGCACTGTTAGTTTGATAATAATATGTTGATTTTAGTAAACCTGAATTGTAAATATAAATGGGACAGTTTTTTAAAATAATTGTATTAAATCTATTGGTCTTTTATAAGATAATGATTTTCTGGGTGTAGAATTAATTTGAAATGCTATAGAATTTAAGTCTTTTTGTTTATATGAAGATAAATCAGTAGATTTTGGTAAATATCTTCTTAAAATACCATTATTGTTCTCATTTAAACCTCTTTGACAAGGTTTTCCGGCATCTGCAAAATAAATTTTAACATTACAATTTTTTTCAATTAATTTTCATTTACTAAATTCTTTACCACGATCAAAAGTAATAGTTTTAATTGTTCCTGGTATTAATTTTGAAATAAATTTTATTATACTTTGTGTAATACTTTCTGCTTTATGATTTTTAGTTTTCAAAGGAATTGTGGTTTTTGATCATATATCAGCTAAAGTAATAATAGAACTTTTATGATCTTTACCAACGAT from Spiroplasma endosymbiont of Lonchoptera lutea harbors:
- a CDS encoding IS3 family transposase; translation: MILKNCPIYIYNSGLLKSTYYYQTNSAFNKSRKIYGARKIKAVLIRKNIILSRRKIRFIMIKNNLVSKYTKLKYCNHKKTVNNDEINNVLNRQFNDKKPNEVVVSDLTYVQVGTKWHYICLLIDLFNREVIGYSAGPNKTAELVQQAFHKITRPLNKITLFHTDRGNEFKNKIIDEILITFKIKRSLSSKGCPYDNAVAEATYKTFKTEFINGKKFANLTQLKCELFDFVNWYNNIRIHGSLNYLIPVEFRKYQST